A genome region from Leptodactylus fuscus isolate aLepFus1 chromosome 6, aLepFus1.hap2, whole genome shotgun sequence includes the following:
- the RNF26 gene encoding E3 ubiquitin-protein ligase RNF26 — MQGILLVISGLGWILDLLLFVLDLNYWLVSSIVSFLLWTVHFILNLPGTITLGLFRCWENALVSAALMGDACANLALTSLHAVGDGVRGLLSGLDSLQLLWNLMCHLLLRSKEMMQRGLLNIALSGQNFHRQVWEALGIASGLVAYIVNSLVNVCLIGVQNVFSAALGLWLTIVNVIFVGKDLITALLSQISSSAVAVVILFWTPFQLAVDLLVSCSTGIGVILFRHLYEVLLLLFLLWVSRLVLRPSPVLRSFQERLRRHGHLIQILIHNLLNLEVWRRAAAGCRQLFRLYRAAWDRDQNLARTRAPIRVPRVQNPAGSLRAHNPTPVRVHAPAEAAVPDRPQVQQRAAPPSTVPLPYASTSREPEAAAEDPWKLLKQQEESKKCVICQDENKTVLLLPCRHLCLCAQCTDILLQQPILQRNCPLCRKMILQTLTVYM, encoded by the coding sequence ATGCAGGGCATTCTGCTGGTCATCAGTGGTCTGGGCTGGATCCTGGATCTGCTGCTCTTTGTGCTGGACTTGAATTACTGGCTGGTGTCCTCCATTGTGTCCTTTCTGCTGTGGACCGTCCATTTCATCCTCAACCTGCCGGGGACCATAACCCTGGGCCTGTTCCGCTGCTGGGAGAATGCCCTGGTGTCTGCGGCCCTGATGGGTGACGCGTGCGCTAACCTGGCGCTGACCTCCCTGCACGCGGTCGGCGATGGCGTGCGAGGGCTATTGTCCGGACTGGACAGTCTGCAGCTTCTATGGAACCTGATGTGCCACCTGTTGCTGCGGAGCAAGGAGATGATGCAACGCGGCCTTCTGAACATCGCTCTGTCTGGGCAGAACTTCCACCGCCAAGTATGGGAGGCGCTGGGTATAGCCAGTGGATTGGTGGCCTACATTGTCAACAGCTTGGTGAATGTATGTCTTATCGGGGTGCAGAACGTGTTCTCGGCCGCCCTGGGCCTGTGGCTCACTATAGTCAATGTCATCTTTGTGGGCAAAGACCTGATTACGGCTCTGCTGTCCCAGATTTCCAGCTCGGCGGTGGCCGTGGTCATCCTTTTCTGGACGCCATTCCAGTTAGCGGTGGATTTACTGGTGTCCTGCAGCACGGGGATAGGCGTGATCCTTTTTCGGCACCTTTACGAGGTTCTGCTGCTGCTCTTCTTACTTTGGGTCTCCCGCTTGGTTCTCAGGCCCTCCCCTGTTCTGCGCTCATTCCAAGAAAGGCTAAGGAGACATGGCCACCTTATCCAGATACTGATACACAATTTATTAAACTTAGAGGTTTGGAGGAGGGCAGCGGCTGGTTGTCGTCAGCTCTTCAGACTGTACCGAGCTGCGTGGGACAGAGACCAAAACCTGGCGAGGACTAGAGCACCAATAAGGGTGCCCAGAGTGCAGAATCCTGCAGGAAGTCTTCGGGCACACAATCCAACCCCTGTACGGGTACATGCCCCAGCTGAGGCTGCAGTGCCCGACCGGCCTCAGGTTCAACAGAGAGCAGCGCCGCCATCGACTGTGCCATTGCCCTATGCATCAACCTCTCGTGAACCGGAGGCGGCGGCAGAAGACCCCTGGAAACTACTAAAACAGCAGGAGGAGAGTAAGAAATGTGTGATCTGCCAAGATGAAAACAAAACCGTGCTCCTGCTGCCGTGCCGCCATCTTTGTTTGTGTGCACAATGCACTGACATCCTTCTGCAGCAACCGATACTTCAACGTAACTGTCCGCTGTGCCGGAAGATGATCCTGCAGACGCTGACTGTTTACATGTAA